The window acagcatTATCTGTAATAACCTTAATTTCACCACTTGCTTATTTTGTAACATGCATTCCTACAGAGTAAAAACCAAAGATGTGAAAATTTACACAAAATTCATAGCTATAATTTTGTCCAGTGACAGTACCTTTTCAGCAGAAGCTCCAGTTAACACAAATGTAGAAAAAACAGGAAGAGGGTATTTGCTATTTGATGGCCAACATTCAATAGTTGCCCCCATTGGTAAGCAAAAGAGGGGAACCGATTCTGGTAATGGGAATGACTCATAGTTTTCTTCAGGATATCTGCATATTAAacctaaaaaaaatgcttcaacagttatgaaaaactactgaactcattctttcttaattttataCATGATCAAACGCTTAAATGCTTAGATGTTAAAAAGTCAAAGCACTTTAACAAAGTTCATTCTATGACACTATAACAGAATTTTATAAAGCCAAATTCCTATAAACCCTTACAATTCTTACTATTAATAGGCTGCTTTTTACTTATCATGTACCAACTACATTCTAGGAGCTAAAGGAAATATGATAAAGATCTGGCTCTTAAGTTTGGGGCATATATGTGTCCCTTCCTTGGTCTCAGTGTGTACTTGtagctttaaaatatattttaaaaaatttttgttttgtttttgtggggcaacgggggttaagtgacttgcccagggtcacacagctagtaagtgtcaagtgtctgaggccggatttgaactcagttactcctgaatccagggccagtgctttatccactgcgccacctagccaccccctattttttatttttttaacatatattttaaatttggcTACAAGTCTGTATCTTTTTCACAGTTCATTAACATCTTCCATTTATGCATGGTAACACATGTCTGATCAATGAAGAATGTTGGGTGGGTAGAAGCAAGAGATTTTATGGGTAAGAGACTCAACCTATGGAGATTTAAAAAGCCCATTGTTAGGAGTTTTAATTTAATCTGAAAGGCAATGGAAAACTACTGTAGTGtccaaaggaaggaaataaacagataagaaagcagaaaattctTGTTTATAGATCAagagttggttggttggttgttgtccttcacaAAAGTACAAATATATAACTACAAGAgtacaaaaatacataaaagaaggTATGTAGAGCTGAAAATAGGAAACCAGACTAAGGGCATGACAAGTAGGTCAATATGaatagaatggagaaaagggCAGGGAAATTCAGAAAGAGGTTAATCTGGGCTGGTCAGTGAGAAAGTGTTAAAGCTGAAGACAAGAAGCTTAAATTGAATAATGAAGGCGATTGGAGCCGCCCTAGGGTTTTAAGGTGAAGGTAACAAGGTAACAACCCATTAATCACAAAGATGGCTTTGGCAATAGCTTATAAAACTGACTAAATGGGAGTGGTATAGAAATgagagaagccaagaagaaaTGTTCTAGAccagagatagagaaaaatagaTGACTATAAAAAAGATCTTGAAAGAAGCAGCAGCAAATCTGGTGAGAGATTTGATATTTTTGTCTTGGGGATACATCAAATGCTATCTTGCCTCTAGTAGCCAGGAAGGTGGGCTTAGAgaaaaaggttttctttcttaaaatatttttttactgttACCATTTTTTTAAGCCACAGTAACTTTCCTTAACTTCTCCCCATACTGTTGCACCCtctcttgaaacaaagaaaaacatttaagcaaaatcAACCAGTACATGGTGATGGTATTCTGACAGCAAATGTCATATTTGACTATCATAGTCTCTGTACTTGAAAGAATAAAGGgatttcaattatcatttctctaGGAATTTGTCATTATGATGAATTAGATACAAACTTTTGTAGAGTTGTTTTCACTTACATTACTGTAGTCATTATATATGCTATTCACTTCATACTTCAAGATTTTCTATCCCCTATCCCTTATTTTACTAAAtgttgagctccttgagggcaaggactatctcaCTTTCCTATTTATATCCCAAcacctgacacataggaggcatttaataaatgtccattgattatcagttcatgtaagttacACCATGTTTCTTTTGGTTCTCAATTTCATAATTTTGGGGGCATAATATTTTCGAGGAAGTTTTTCAGGGAGAAAAGCACTTAGACTTGTTGAGATACAATTACAATGAAAACAGAACGTAGTTCAATATGTCCCAATTATATATCAAAAAAGGATCTCACAAAGTCCTATTCTCTAGGGGGGACAGTGGTCCTGAAAGTCTTAGAGTGTAATATGCAGGCTGGCAAGCTATACCAAGCTGGAAAACCTAAGAATATGAACCTAtcaacaaactatatatataacgACCAATATACCTGAGGTTGAAGAGCCTCATCAGCAGAAAGCTGACTATGAGGTAATGAATTTGGGGGAGTTGGAGGTGGGAATCATGGCAATTTACAAAATGGACAAAACCACAAAATGGTTTTCAATCCTATGTCACCCCTTTCTGTTATCCCAATGAAGGTGGGAGGTaggagaaagagaggtagagggggtTAAGAACCACAGTGTTCCAAACGACTAATATTAATTCAATAGTTAGTACAATTGAGGCCGGCCACTAGACAAAGTTATGAATCAGTCAGTTACTGGAAGAATCATTTATGTTGTCAGCATAAAGGCAGAAAGTTGAAGGATAACTGACAGGCTCTCTATAGTGGTGAATAGAAGGTTGGTGGAGTTGATGTCCTCCTACATATCATTCCATGGAATACTTGATCATTTTGCTTTGCAGTGTTGATGCTAAACAGCAGCAAAACAGATTAGCAAGAAGATATTCTGGTTTATGTGCCAACATTCATTATATGGAAAAGACAAGACagaatatagtagaaagagcactggatttggagtcagaagacctgggttcaaatcctaggataaagttttgtgaccttggccaatttgtttatcttttctaggctttgctttcctcatttataaaattagattAGACTAGCTGATTTCTAAACTTGCTTCCAACTTAAAAAATTCCACCATATCATAAGAGCCCAATAAAATCTCCCAActtaaatcaacatatactttaaTTCTCTATGACTTTAATGTGAAACTGGGTAGAGGGCAAGATGGGAAAAATTTTGGACAAAACAAGTTTGGATTTAAGAGATGAAAAAGGCAGAGGGTGGCAGACTACTAAGGAAATGAATATAcataggaatatttttttaagaagagaGTTGCAAGACAATAAACATAATCAAGCACCAGATAACACCATAAATGAAGTTGACTATATTCTAGACAGGAAATGACCAATTACAGATTTAGCAGTCACTTCAGAATAGGCTTTCAGTGTACAATCAGGTTTTTCACTGGTAACAAAGGTCaaggtaattatcaaaataaaaggTTAAAGACAAGCAGACACTCAGTGGGTTTATAGAAGCTCCAACCTTATGTGTTTAAACAACttatctacttttaaaaataggaaacagacaaaagtaaaaacataGACAATCATTATTTACTAGAGAAGTTTTTaaccaatcaaaaaaaaaagtccctaggCCAAAAGAGCTTAGATACTACCTCAACAAGAAAATGTTTAACCTTTTTGACAAGTAAAGAGGGATGAAAACTAGGAAAAACACCAATTTAGTATCtaaatttatttgtaaaagaTCATGGAGTGGGGCAATGTAAAATCATGATGAGTTATCATCACACAAGGCACTGAAATGCAGTTAAGAGAAAATTAGCTGCCAGAGATTTGTGGGAGACTTCCCTAGCTAAGATAGGTTACACAAAGAACATTTTCAGGTTAATTTAAAAGGACAAATATCATAAAGTTAAACAAATCTACCTGTGACAGCATTTTATTCTCATCAGTGGAAATAGGAGAACTATCATATTTAGATCACATTAAGGACCtggtacagttgaggaaatgataATAGCAGTTAAGAAGTTGAAATCAGAAAAGACCTGACCAAATGTAATAGAAGCAATTTTAAAGACTTTAAGTGACCAATTCCCAGGgtatttcaaagagaaaaagatttttaaagagtGGAAACTTAGTGAGACTATATATGACTTGAAAAGAATATGGGTCAGTCATACGAGAATGAAAAACAAGGTATTAAAAAAAGTACAAGAAAGTATCACAGTGTGTTGAGGATTTatggaaaagacaaagaaaagaattggATATGATGACAAGATGTAatgtgcattggtagagggagcatAAGACACCCTGATATAATCATGAAGCCACTAAAGTACTGAGTACATTTGTCCTTTGGAAAAATACCATACTCATTAGGATAAGACTTCTAAATCTCTGGggaattaaaatattatcttacaAAAGTAAAAGCACATATTTAAGTCAAAGTTTTTATGCCACATGAACATCAACCACTAttattatagatatataaattaGCTTTCCAGTTAATTCTGATatgagactttaaaaaatttaatgtggGAAAAAGTCTACTGAATAAGCTACTATGTGGACAAATAAAAACTACAAAGAAATTCAACATTTAACAGGTAGGAGACTCACACCAATTTAAATCAGACTTAGGAAAAACATTCCTCTTATAGATTAATATTCCACTAACTACCCAATTAATTCTATAACATGAAATGCCATCTAAAAACTTGtaagacacttaccagctttgtagGATATAGTATTAGTCTTTGCCACAGACTTCTTATAACATAAATACACTGCTGATccccactagaaaaaaaaaaaaccaaacctttgtaacttaataaaatagaattatttaaGGAAAATCTTATCATAATTTCCTAAGCAACTCATTACTTAAGATGCAGcaatggatttcttttttgttcttccattttaCTTGGTCATCTTGGTAGTATTTTGTTAAATTcatgatagacttttttttttgcagggtagtgagggttaaatgacttgcccagggtcacacagctagtgagtgttaagtgtctgaggtcacatttgaactcaggtcctcccgaatccagggctggtactttatccactgcgccacctagttgcccccataacaaaaaaacttttaaaaaaagaaaatgaggaagagaaaaaaaaatctccaaaaccAATCAAAAAGTCTAAtatgcctttaaaaaagaaatacaattggGTGGCGCCTGCCCGGTGCGTCCTGTGGCTGAGGACCGGGGTGACCCTGAGGCAGACCAGTTGATAGGCTAACTTGCGGGCAGAGCCGGCCCTGAGGCGAGCAGGGCAACAATGCTGAACAAGGGGCCACGCTTCAAGGAGCTGGTCAAATACTGGCTTCCCACTGCAGGTACATGGGGTACTGTTGGTGCTGTGGGGCTGATTTGGGCCACTGACTGGCGTCTGATTCTGGATTGGGTACCATACATCAATGGCAAATTTAAGAAGGACAATTAAGCTATCTTTTCAATCTTATGGTCTAGGGATGGAGGACTTTTTGGGGACTGCTCTTCTCGGGGAATCCTGATCGGACACAAATGTGAAATGCTCAGAGTGGACTTCAAAGACCTTGATGTCTTTCATTGAGCAACTTTGATGTATATTTGTATCGGGATAATTAAACCTCCCtctgaaacatgaaaaaaaaaaagaaaaaaagaaatacaatttaccagtacaacccccccccaaaactatGCACAAGACAATAaggtaaatgaaaacaataaccactacaaaaatttttaaatgaatgtcatTAAATTACTAAGAACAAACTTggtctcaaagaagagataagaaaacaaatgtttctcCAATTTCTTTGCAAAGGACCAAAGAGGTGTAAATCTTTGAGTGTGGACTCCTGCATATATTGTCAggttttttcaaaattttaaaatttttacagtatagattttattgatttttctctttttctttttataattattttttgtttttataaggaatggctctctggaAAGGGTAGAGAGAGGAATATAGAGGAAATTTTAAGCaatatagaaacaaaagacaaaaaatttattttaaaaattaaaataacatttttctctgtcaatattaccttttaaaaaaaacagtcatTTTACTGTTCTGATTTAGAAGAATCATAATGCTTTAAAACAAAACTAGACCACAATAAGTTTTTATTATAAGTTAAAACTGTAGGTAGGAAAACTGGTTGAATAAGACAAAATTCTTAGAGTTACTTTTAATAAATAATCATAAGAAATTAATTATACTAATAAGCTAGATATTTGATTATTTAATGatccttaaaataaaattcaaagcatTAATTTTAGTAAACAGTCAACACACATAAGCAATTTTCTTTTATCTATATTTATTGAAGGATTCTAGTGAGGATAAATTAAAGTAGATCATCCAAAATTTATTCTCAATTAATTTTGTAACATATTATTTATCCATATATATCTCAATACTTCACCAGATTTGCTATTGTGGGTACTTACTCCATTTATAGATTATAATCCTTTCTAAGTCTTAGTAGAATGTATGTcatgtagccaaaaaaaaaaaaagcttcatcaCCTCATAGCCAACACTGgttattattttctccaaattTAGCTAAGCTGGAAGATAGCTGCTTGAACAAAAGCAGACAGCCTAACTCCTACACACCTACTCTAgcaaaaactttaaaacaatGCCATTCTAAAAAATGATCaagaaatacaaggaaaaacTACAATCACTTCATCCATTGATCTGGAAGCCCACtagaaggtaaaaggaaaagagacCTGCCAGAAAAACCAGTGCCAGAACAGTTACACAAGGCAGAAACCTCTTAATGTAAGCAAAGAAGGGACAATTCTATGGTATACAAATCTCCGTATTCATTTGGAAGCTGCAAGAATAGGGGGTGCCCATGACAAAAATTTCTTTGTGGTAAGAAACCTACTGTGTGGACCTTGAAAGAAACAAAGCAGTAGATCCAAGGAGAACCAAAACCTAGCAGTGTTCTTAGCATAGACACATCACAGGAAGTAGAGGTCAAAACTGGGACTTAGGCGACCAAGGATGAGATCAAACAAAGCTAACCTCATCCCCTCCACCCGCCCCCGAAAAAGGAGCTGGGGACAGAGTCTGAACATGACACAAAGTTATACTAAGAATTAAAGTTGGATATGAGCAAACAGAAGACACTATTATCTAGAAGTATTAAAGATCTAGAGATATCCAAAATTTAGCCCAGAAAAGAATAACCACACCAACTGCAAGCAAagccttaaaggaaaaaatggtatTTCCATAAAGACtaacttcctgaaaattagagCATATCAAACAGGAATTAATAACTCCATGATGCAATATAGAAAATTagaacaaaaccttttttaaatgaaaaagttggaagaaaatataagacatttattaaaaacaaagaacttgaaaacagatcaagaaaagataatttaaaaatcattgtactTCCTGGaaaccatgattaaaaatatgtctgggtgggggcagctaggtggcgcagtggataaaacactggccctggattcaggagtacctgggttcaaatccagcctcagacacttgacacttactagttgtgtgaccctgggcaagtcacttaacccccatggccccacaaaaaaaatgtctGGGAACAATACTTCAAGAAATCATAACTGAAAACTAACCAAATTTATTGTTAGAGggcaaacaaacagaaagaatccATAGAACATCTcttgaaagaaactccaaaaggaaaagctcCAGGAATGTCTTAGTAGTGGTGGTTAGGAAGAAttattggtttttaatttttattttctaagatttaaaaaaattcagttccaaattttctccctccctcctattctaATGCCCTATcctttaatctctcccttttgGCTTCTTTCTTGCTGCCTACAAATAAGACTATATCTCttacatccttaaaaaaaaaaacctcacttgaCCCAGACATTTCCACTAGCATCTCTCCTTGGAAAAGCCCTCTATACTTGgtgccttcccttcctctcctctcactctatTCTAAATCCTCTGCAGCTCAGCCTCCTCATTCATctcaaactgttctctccaaagttaccccAAATCTTGTACCTTTTCTCGATCCTAatcctctttgacctctctgtaaCATTTGATATGTagatcatcatcttcttcatagACTCCCCAGATTTCTGTGATACAGGCTCtcccctggttctcctcctacatgTCTGGTTACTCCCctctgctggatcttcatccaggtcattctCACTAACTGGGGGTATCCTCTAAGGTTCTGtactgggccctcttctcttacCTGTCTACTTCCTCAATTGGTGATCTCCTTagcttccatgggttcaattattacTTTCTGTGAAAATGATAcaaaatctatatatctagctgTAGTCTCTCCTGAGCTAAAGTCATATATTACTGACTTCTGGATATCTCTAACTAGGTGTCCTCTAAGCATCAATGAGTGAAATAAAATTCCTCTTTTCCCTCAAACTCTTTCTCCTTCTGTGACTGCTGAAGGTAGCACCATATCCTACTCACACAGGCTCATACCCttagtgtcatccttgattcctcacttaaattcaccCAACATGTCCAttctgttgtcaaatcttgtcattttgacTTTTACAGTAGCTCTCTTATATGTCCCCTTGTACAATTTACATAAGCACCAGAGAACCTCATCTCTTCTTGGCTAGacttttttttgtagtggcagtGGGGAagaattgttgttttttcattttaattttttaatatttaaaaaaatttcagtgccaaattttctccctccctcctgtcctcaTGCCCTTctcaagaaggcaagcaatttaatatctgttatacatgtgaagtcatgtaaaacatttccatattgcaaaacaagagaaataaagtttaaaaaaatgacgTTTTAATCTGTACTCAGAGGTTCATCAGTTATTCATCAAgaggcctttggaattgtcatggatcactgtattgatcagaatagctaagtctttcacagttactcatcattaaaatattgctatcactgtgtacggtgttctggttctgtttgctttgcatcagcttatataagatttcccaagttttctgaaaccactcctcctgtcatttcttatatcacgatgatattccattacaatcatatactacaatttgttcagccattccccaaatgatggacatcccctcaatttcaaattctttgccaccataaaaaagctgctataaacatttttgtatctgCCCAAACTATTGTGAAtctcctaattgatcttcctACCTCAACTGTCTTCCTACTTGTGCACACAGcttctaaaatgattttcctaaagaacagaTCTAACTgcgtcactcctctactcaataaattccagtggctccctcaaggatcaaatagaaaattcttcATTTATCTTTAAAACCTCTTTACAATGAagtcctttcctacctttctttaCTTCCCACACTCTATAATCCAGTTACACtggtttccttgctgttcctcacatacaatACCAGATTTCCTTCCTCAGTGCCTTCTTAAGAGTtgtttctcatgcctggaatgttcaaATTCCTTATGTACAACTCTTACTTTCTTTAGCAttcttcaagatttagctcagaTGCCATTGCCTGCAAGAGGCCTTTTCTCATCTCATTCCACTACTAGAGGTAAtaaaggggcacagtggatagagcactgggcttagagtcataaagacctgagttcaaatctggtctcaaacacttagttgttatgtgaccctgg is drawn from Dromiciops gliroides isolate mDroGli1 chromosome 2, mDroGli1.pri, whole genome shotgun sequence and contains these coding sequences:
- the LOC122740273 gene encoding cytochrome b-c1 complex subunit 10-like, with the translated sequence MLNKGPRFKELVKYWLPTAGTWGTVGAVGLIWATDWRLILDWVPYINGKFKKDN